One region of Myxococcales bacterium genomic DNA includes:
- a CDS encoding STAS domain-containing protein, with product MAVTSEGSKDDNSLTITVTGRFDFSVHEAFRKAYDGQVDTGAKVVVDMAGVEYMDSSALGMLLLLREHVGEDQADVRLINGNSEIQNILQVSNFGELFKME from the coding sequence ATGGCAGTAACCAGCGAAGGCTCGAAAGACGACAATTCTCTCACCATCACTGTGACCGGAAGGTTTGACTTTTCGGTTCACGAAGCATTCCGCAAGGCCTACGACGGGCAAGTCGATACTGGCGCCAAAGTCGTAGTAGACATGGCCGGCGTTGAGTACATGGACAGTTCAGCGCTGGGGATGTTGCTTCTGCTGCGCGAACACGTTGGAGAGGACCAAGCCGATGTGCGGCTCATCAACGGAAACTCCGAAATTCAGAATATTCTTCAGGTGTCTAATTTTGGTGAGCTCTTCAAGATGGAATAG